A genomic window from Bubalus bubalis isolate 160015118507 breed Murrah chromosome 11, NDDB_SH_1, whole genome shotgun sequence includes:
- the LOC112587933 gene encoding histone-lysine N-methyltransferase SETMAR-like — MERKERATLKEREDSSAFPCLLIPSRMETMEIKLDKKQIREIFLFEFMMGRKAAETTRNTNNAFGPGTANQRTGKWWFKKFCKADENLEDEKCSGRPLEVVNDQLRAIIEADPLTQEVAKKFNVNHSMVVLQIRKVRKFDKWVSHELNASTKLSF, encoded by the exons atggaaaggaaagaaagagcaactctaaaggagagagaagataGTTCAGCCTTTCCTTGCCTGTTAATTCCTTCCCGAATGGAG actatggaaatcaagttagacaaaaagcaaattcgagaGATTTTCTTATTCGAGTTCATGATGGgtcgtaaagcagcagagacaactcgaAACACCAACAATGCGTTTGGCCCAGGAACCGCTAACCAACGAACAGGgaagtggtggttcaagaagttttgcaaagcaGACGAGAACCTTGAAGATGAGAAATGTAGTGGCCGGCCATTGGAAGTTGTCAATGACCAATTGAGAGCcatcatcgaagctgatcctcttacacaagaagttgccaaaAAATTCAATGTCAACCATTCTATGGTTGTTCTGCAAATTCGAAAGGTGAGAAAGTTTGATAAGTGGGTGTCTCATGAGCTGAATGCAAGCacaaaattgtcattttga